The sequence CATTAATTTAGCTAATTTGTTCGGccattctgaaattttatttatttccgcgGTAAGCAAGTTTATTACCGTCGAAACATACCGTTCGGCCTGCCCGTTAGCACGAGGTGCTCCTGTAGCAATAAAGTGCAAGTCAATTCCATGTTTCTTAATAAATTGAACCAATGGTTTGAATGTAAAGTTAGTTGCTCGATCCATTACAACGACTCTAGGTGTACCAAATAACGTTAAGCGTTCTTTAAATACTTGTAGCATTTCTGGACCGGATAATGATTTTAATAGAACGAGTTGCACATATGTATTTTGTAAAAGCATCTACGATGACTAGAATATGTTGGTATCCGTCTTTCGACCGTTCAAATGGTCCTACACAATCACAGTGTATCATATAAAAGGGTATTGcttttttgttaattgaatGCAACAGTCCTTGCTTCGGACCTGTGTGCCGTTTCGATACAATACAAGTAATACAGTGTTCAATGTACTTATTTACAAACTTGCGCATCTTTGGAAACCAATATTTCTGCATTATACGATCGTACGTTTTTTCAGGACCTACATGACAATTTTCGTCATGGTATAAACGCAATAAACCGATTCTACTGCCTTTTGGGACAAAACTACGATATACTGTTTGCCCGGATTCTCTTTGTATTTTTCTACACAAAATACCTTGTCGAACTTCGAAATCGCTACTCACAGTATCGTTCGTTTCTATACGTTCTATAATAGATTttgtttcctcatcttttcgcTGAGCGACTTCTAACCATGAGCCTTCACAAATAGTGTTAACACGGTAGTCTTTAGGCGGATTTCGGCTTAAATAGTCCACGTGTTCTACATATTTCCCTTTACGGTattctatttcaaaattaaaatcttgCAAAAAGATCCACCATCTTGCAACACGCGGTAACAAATCCTTTTTTGTACTCGTAGCTTTTATAGCATTACAATCCGTtatgattttgaatttaatgCCCAACAGATATACGCGGAAGTGCCTCAGCGCGTTTACAATTGCAAGCGTCTCCAACTCATAGGAGTGATAACGAGACTCCTCCGGTGTTGTACGTCGGCTAAAATATGCTACTACCCTTGAATCACCGTCTACCTTTTGAAAAAGTATGGCCCCATAACCGATTGCACTTGCATCCGTGTGCAATTCCGTTTCTCTTTCGGGGTTAAAGATTACGAGCAGAGGATTCGAACTTAATTTCTCGAGAATGTAATGCCGTGCCTTCTCTTGTTCTTCAGCCCAATGCCATTGTTCGTTTTTCTTTGTCAGCTTAGTAATACATGCCGTTCGTACAGCGAATTCAGGAACAAACTTTCGGAAATAGCTAGCTAAACCCACAAATTGCCTAACTTGTTTTATGTTGCATGGTACGGGCGACTCTAACAAAGCTCGAACCTTGTCTTTCCCTGGCCTAATACCCTCAGCAGAGACTTCCCTACCCAGATATTCAATCgtcttttggaaaaatttacatttctcgATGTTTATAGAGAACCCCGCGGTATCAAGTGCTTGCAATACTATTTCTAGGTATTTTAATCCTTCCTCTATTGTTCGCGACGGAATAAGAACGTCGTCAATGTACACTAAAGCTATCTTATTTCGTAAAGTTCCTAAAGCTGTGTTTATGGCTCTCTGAAAGACGGCGGGTGCGTTGGCCAGCCCAAATGGCATTCGTAGAAATTCGTAGTGACCATCTGGAGTCACAAAGGCCGTCTTTTCTATGGAATCTTCGGCAATAGAAATCTGGTAAAAGCCAGATGTCATATCtaatattgtgtaatattttccCCGGCCCAAACGATCAAGCTGGTCTTCTATCAAAGGTAATGGGTACCGATCCTTGACGGTAATTCTATTAAGGGCACGGAAATCGACACACATGCGGTCTTTaccattctttttctttacaaGGATTATAGGGCTTGCAAACGGCGAAGCACTTTCGCGTATTATATTATTCGCTAATAAATCGTCAATTATCTCTCGTACCTTTTCGCGCTCAGAAATAGACAAACGGTAAGGGTGATAATTAATTACCTTGTCTTCCTtgagtttgatttttaattcGCTTGTACTCACGCATCGTACTTTGTTGCCTGACGTAATCATATGGTTGTATCGGTCTAGCAGCTTTTCCACTTCTCCGCGTACCCCAACGTCGCCGACATCACAGGTGAAACACTGCGGTGTTGAGTCTTCTTGAATTCCTTGCGGGACCAGCGAACACCGTTGTAATTTCGTCTCCCCTTcggaatttgttaaaatttggaTGCCCTGCGTCACAATGTTTTTCCCAATTATGACATCATAGGTCATAGTGTCTTCAGAAACCACGAGGAGATCGAGTTCAGCGGTCACTTCTTCGGTCTGGATCACAGCGGTTGTTTGGCCGACGGTGGTCACAGCGGAATCACATAACCCTCTTACGATCGTTATGTAGGGGTCAATCTTACAATGAGCACGTTTAGCCACCTGTTCCTTGACAAGTGAACAGGTGGCGCCATTATCTACGAGACAACTTCGTACGACCATATCTTGTAAGATGATAGGGGTCAATTGGTGATCTAATCTAAAGCAGGCGTTGGCTTCAAGTTCCCCGTGACGACTGTTTGTCTTTTTGGCACCTTTGTCCTCACGAGGCGTTCTCCGCTTCAACCAACATTCGGACTCCTCATGCCCTCTCTTGGAGCAGAAAGtgcatgtaggtacattggtccttTTAACGGGGTCCTTTGGCAAGCTTTCTGCTTTCCGTTTCCTCGGGCAGTCGTGCTGTAAGTGTCCTGTCTCATTGCACTGATAACAGCGTCTTCGTAGGATCTGATCACGACGCTTATACACTGCACCTTTACTATcactgttcttttcttttcgcggCACTTTTACAAAGTTTGATATGCCACTGAGCAAATCCGCAGTTGTTGTATACCGTGCATTCATAAGCGATTGGCGCACACTAGGGTCAGTCACGTGGCCTATCACAAGACTAATCAACTCGTGCGGTTTAAAAGATATTTGCGTTTGTCCATAGTATTTTAGCTTATTTCGAACGTACTCAGAGTATGAAATTGCGGAATCGCTATTGTAATTCACAGCACATGATAGTCTTTCGCACAATCGGTCCTCCGACACAAACACTGAACATAAATCCTCGCGGAACGTTGTCCACGTTCTTGGATTTCCTTCCCATCCCTTATACCACTTTTTGGCAGCACCATGCAACGCATGGGTGGCCAAACTTAGTCTTTGCGAAATAGGAAGTTTATCAGTGATTTTTTCGACGATGTCACACCACTGGTTCGCGTCTTCACCAAGATCGGTACCGCTGAACTCTGGTATGGCATCCGCGGTTGCTTTATTACTCGTCGCGGACGTAACAGTCGATACCGCACCGGACGCGACCGTTTCCATAAAGCGGCGGAAAAGTTCATCAAAGGACGGCGGAACAGACGTGCCTGGTTCACTCGGCATTGTCAACGTGAGTTTAGTAAAACTGAACGTATCCCACTTCTgatgttagatataatgttcgcgaggcgtgttcgatcacggttctgggataagtgccatgccgttcctcatggtcctcctaccagaagatgcaagatcttccccactctgtggccagatccttctagaacacccttatctttttacacgtgccatgcagcaccatgacttcgggtcatcggccacacgcgcgttccttcgaggatcggcgatcgaactctctatcgccgttccataaacaaaacatccgcgactcttagaattcgtcgcacctcaagtatcaactaccgccggcctaagtccgatgacagacatatggctcggggtatcgatagtctaaagaatcctaagaaatccttgaaactcaggtcaaagcccaaaatgcattgaccctgacacgtgtcaacccttgaacacgtgctgacgctaacaggCCCATTGCATGGAAGACGGGGAGGCTGGTGCTACTCCCAAAGGGGAAGGCACAAAACAAGGGGGAAAGGGCGTATCGGCCCCTATCAATTATACCCTGTCTGGCGAAGCTGCTAGAAAAGGTGGTGAAGCGCAGGATTATAGATGAGCTTGCCAAGAATGACCTAGCGGATAACCAGTATGGTTTCCGCCGGGGTAGATCAACACTGGACGCGATGGCGGAGCTTAGATCCCATTGGGAGGCTGCGAGAAAAGAGGGTCGACACTGCTTGTTGGTGTTGTTAGATGTTAAGAATGCCTTCAACACAGTCAGGTGGAGGAGCATAATTAGATGCATGGAGGAGAGGGGTTTCTCCCACACACTAATCGCactcatgcagagttatctagaaGAACGTTGGATTGTGTTCGACTCGAAAGAGGGCTTACTTAGATTTCAAGTATTCGGTGGGGTCCCTCAAGGGTCCGTTATAGGACCTATTTTATGGAACCTCGTATATGATGGTTTACTGCGTCTTCGTCTGCGAAGGGATGTGTACCTCATTGGATACGCAGACGATATTGGAATTGTGGTTATAGAAGAGGACTTCGATCGGATGATACGAGTGGTGGAGCTCACCATCGAAGATATGAGTAGATGGTACGAGGCCGAGGGCCTGAGCCTCGCCCACCACAAGACGGAGGCAATACTCCTCACGGGTAGGAAGGTGGCTGGGGGCCTCACTTTCAAATGTGGTGCGGCGGACATAAAAACGGCCCGTGCTGCCCGATACTTGGGCCTGATTGTGGAAATGAATCGGGGTTTCAGGGTGCACGTTGAAACGGCCTGTAGCAAAGCCCTAAAATACGCGAACACGCTGGCGTGGCTTATGCCCAATCTGGGTGGGGCCGGAAATCTTGCCCGACGGCTCTACTACAAAGTAGTAGAGTCGGTAATCCTGTACGCGGCACCGCTATGGGCCCCCGGACTTGAGGTGAGGCTAAATGTGCAACTTCTCACCAGCACGCAACGGACCGCCCTTCTTAGGGTCGCACAGGCCTATAGGACCGCCTCTGCGGACGCCCTGTGCGTTATAACTGGACAGGTCCCTATTGACCTCCTCGTCAGGGAGAGGGAACGTATTTTTTATAAGCGGAGAGAGGCGGGTCTACTCACAGTGGAGGGAGTGGCATCCATCAAGAAGGAGGCTAGGGCGGCCACATTGGAGGCGTGGCAAAGCAGATGGGCGGCTTCAAACAAGGGAAGGTGGACTTTTGCGCTTATCCCCCGCATAGCAGACTGGATAGGGTGGGGGCCGAGGCACCTGAATTTCCATATAACGCAAGTGATGACGGGCCATGGATGTTTTGGCACCTATTTGCAAAAAATAGGAAGACAAAATCACTCGGAGTGCTGGTTCTGCCCGGGCATGAGCGATAGTCCAGAGCACTTTCTCTTCCACTGTAAGAGGTGGGAGGCGAAGAGAACATCCCTTCATACAGAACTGGGCGTGTCGCTAAAAGCGGACAACTTCGTTGAGCTGTTGAGGAATAATACAAGGAGAGATCGAGTGATTGAATTTGTGGTTAATGCAATGAAGGAGAAGGAAGCACACGAGAGGACCCtggaaagagaggagagagaagcGAGAGAGGGAGGAAGAAGCTCCATTAACACATGAACATAGCCTTTTTATAGCCGATCGTGGTATGTGTAAGCTAGGTGCCATTTACACACCAGCTGAGTGTTGTTTTTGTCCTTTATTTATTgactgatttattttattttttactgtgccgttttatttatttatttattgatttctctttttaaaagttttattgtttGACGACCTGtacgataataattttaatgatggACGGGTGGGACATCCCCACCCAATGATTTTATCTCATGACAGGCCGCTGGCCAACGGTTTATTCCGAGCGTATTTATTTGGTGACTGAACACGCCCAGAATGTGATAAAGCCCACTTGTATGGGCAGAGTTTCAACGGATAGTAGGGCGTAGTGAACGCCCAGCAGTGTAAGGCGTATTATTACCCCCATGATGGGTTGGTTTGTGGGCGTGGATAACGCCGAAGAAGGACGGTTAGAAGAGGAGGAAAGGATCATCTCTTTCCTACCCGTGGTGTCACTGGTGGGGGACTGGTAGTCCACCCCCCACGGCAATGAGTCTGCCTTTTTCATGTAGCCCGCCCCCGAAGAAATGCTAAAGGCCATTGGCCACAGCTGTTCCGGGGGCGGAGTTTATTAGCCGTAGGCCCCTGGAAAgggaaatcgaggtgggttttttacTGGATAGTCCTTATGGGAGTCCCACAGTACCGGGCGCACAACACCTAGCCCGGTctgcataaatgcatttttcccacctcgttaaaattaaaaaaaaaaaaaaaaaagggttaggttaggttagggttagggttaggttagggttaggttagggttaggttagggtgggattcccgctcgacgcgtcgaggagagcggacgtgtttcgtggtcgctccgtggttagtttcgcaacgcggtgaaaagcggcttatttattcgcgttttttgttaaatagtgtttattaagtgttcgggagtgctattgttgtgttttgtgattaaataatgtgttaatttattgttaaataacgaaaatgtgatgtgcGTGTTACGCGGCATTTCCACGTGTGTCCCCGGTATTCGTGGCGTTAATTATGAACATTAGACATTATTTACGGACAATTTTGGTTAATCGGGAACGTTTCGCATTAAAATTCCGcgttttttgtgactttttgtGATTCAATTAATGAAGACAACGCATGCAAGATCAGTGCAAGATCAGACAGGATTGACAGGTTTTCAAGATGGCTGCTGTGGTTGGACAAGGATAGTCAACCTGCACGCGCGGCCC comes from Osmia lignaria lignaria isolate PbOS001 chromosome 8, iyOsmLign1, whole genome shotgun sequence and encodes:
- the LOC143305557 gene encoding uncharacterized protein LOC143305557, which produces MPSEPGTSVPPSFDELFRRFMETVASGAVSTVTSATSNKATADAIPEFSGTDLGEDANQWCDIVEKITDKLPISQRLSLATHALHGAAKKWYKGWEGNPRTWTTFREDLCSVFVSEDRLCERLSCAVNYNSDSAISYSEYVRNKLKYYGQTQISFKPHELISLVIGHVTDPSVRQSLMNARYTTTADLLSGISNFVKVPRKEKNSDSKGAVYKRRDQILRRRCYQCNETGHLQHDCPRKRKAESLPKDPVKRTNVPTCTFCSKRGHEESECWLKRRTPREDKGAKKTNSRHGELEANACFRLDHQLTPIILQDMVVRSCLVDNGATCSLVKEQVAKRAHCKIDPYITIVRGLCDSAVTTVGQTTAVIQTEEVTAELDLLVVSEDTMTYDVIIGKNIVTQGIQILTNSEGETKLQRCSLVPQGIQEDSTPQCFTCDVGDVGVRGEVEKLLDRYNHMITSGNKVRCVSTSELKIKLKEDKVINYHPYRLSISEREKVREIIDDLLANNIIRESASPFASPIILVKKKNGKDRMCVDFRALNRITVKDRYPLPLIEDQLDRLGRGKYYTILDMTSGFYQISIAEDSIEKTAFVTPDGHYEFLRMPFGLANAPAVFQRAINTALGTLRNKIALVYIDDVLIPSRTIEEGLKYLEIVLQALDTAGFSINIEKCKFFQKTIEYLGREVSAEGIRPGKDKVRALLESPVPCNIKQVRQFVGLASYFRKFVPEFAVRTACITKLTKKNEQWHWAEEQEKARHYILEKLSSNPLLVIFNPERETELHTDASAIGYGAILFQKVDGDSRVVAYFSRRTTPEESRYHSYELETLAIVNALRHFRVYLLGIKFKIITDCNAIKATSTKKDLLPRVARWWIFLQDFNFEIEYRKGKYVEHVDYLSRNPPKDYRVNTICEGSWLEVAQRKDEETKSIIERIETNDTVSSDFEVRQGPEKTYDRIMQKYWFPKMRKVVVMDRATNFTFKPLVQFIKKHGIDLHFIATGAPRANGQAERIHSRFDKKRRVNVVYKEGDTVFVKPADLRRAKLELKYVGPFVVSKILANDRYEIVGKTGRPQTVPKDRLRLWKGEWSGDTDTNEGLNDESDSGDEPCN